From the genome of Planctomycetota bacterium:
GTGGCGGTCGGCAAGGACCCCGGTCCGATCGCGATCAGCGCCGACGGCAAGCGGCTCTACGTGGCGGCACGCGGCGACAAGACCGTCGTCGTCTGCGACATCGACCCCGCTACCGGCACCATCACCCCGCGGCACACCACGCCGCTGCCCGGCTCCGCGCCGTTCATCGCCATCGACCCGACCGGCCGCTACCTCCTCGCGGCGTACTACACCGAGGGTATGGTGTCCGTGAACCGCATTGATGATGACGGCAACGTCGTCGAAGGTCCCGTGCAGGTCGTCAAGACCGACAAGAACGCGCACGCCACCATCTTCGACGCCAGCGGCAAATTTCTTTTCGTGCCGCACACCGGGCCCAACGCGGTGTACCAGTTCAAATTCGACCCGGCCACGGGTATGCTCAGCCCGAACGATCCGCCGATGGTGCATCCGCCCGACGGGGCGGGGCCGCGTCACATGCGCTTTCATCCGAAGCTCGATCGCGCCTATACGGTCAACGAACTGGGTTCGTCGGTGACGTGCTACACCTTCGACCGCGCCCACGGCACGCTCACGCCGATGCAGACGCTCACGACGCTTCCGGGCGATTTTCAAGGCAAAAACACGTGCGCCGAGATTCATCTGAGCGCGGATGCGCGCTTCCTGTACGCTTCCAACCGCGGGCACGACTCGCTGGCGGTGTATGCGATCAATGCATTCGACGGGTCATTGCGATTTATCGAACGTGTGGAAACGGAGGCGGTGCCGCGCGGATTCGCGATCGATCTGGAGGATCGATACGTGGCGGCGGTGGGCGAAAAATCCGGGGGGATTACGGTGTACCGGCGCGATGAGCGCACCGGTCGCCTGACCAGTCTCGGTCACGCCGAGCTTGGGCCCAAGCCCAACTGGGTGACTTTCTATCGTTTACATTGATCATATGGAATATGACGCTGACACGGACCGGCGCGATTGGGGCGCCTGGTTGTTGACATGAATTGCATTTTGGTCAGTGGACTGAACCGGGGTCCCCGAGCATACGATACAAGACAATGAGGCGGCAGGATGTTTGCAGTTTCCGGGTGAAGGACCGCCGATGAATCAACGCGCCTCGAATCTCGTCAGCAAAGTGGTGGTGGTCGACGACGATGCGGAGCATCAGCGGATTGTCCGCCGCGCCGTCGAGACGACCGCGCATCTGTTCAGTCCCGAAGACGCGCCGGCTCGGATCGTCGTGTGCGCCGATCCGGCCACGGCGATGGCGCATCTGCAGACGGACGGGATATGCGTCGT
Proteins encoded in this window:
- a CDS encoding beta-propeller fold lactonase family protein gives rise to the protein MRYFSILAACIVFVTGCAASGGQVFYVSVGGAGVVATYDLDSATGAISRRPDVAVGKDPGPIAISADGKRLYVAARGDKTVVVCDIDPATGTITPRHTTPLPGSAPFIAIDPTGRYLLAAYYTEGMVSVNRIDDDGNVVEGPVQVVKTDKNAHATIFDASGKFLFVPHTGPNAVYQFKFDPATGMLSPNDPPMVHPPDGAGPRHMRFHPKLDRAYTVNELGSSVTCYTFDRAHGTLTPMQTLTTLPGDFQGKNTCAEIHLSADARFLYASNRGHDSLAVYAINAFDGSLRFIERVETEAVPRGFAIDLEDRYVAAVGEKSGGITVYRRDERTGRLTSLGHAELGPKPNWVTFYRLH